A DNA window from Primulina tabacum isolate GXHZ01 chromosome 12, ASM2559414v2, whole genome shotgun sequence contains the following coding sequences:
- the LOC142520182 gene encoding uncharacterized protein LOC142520182: protein MVDDTISWMDSWFSGTGGVRKAHEFFINRVGEWPWKPLVARSFLLPKHHFVLWLFAHAKLLTRGRLDFVEDKSCVLCKGEFETMVHLFFSVPFSSKKWDAIRDWLDTKKLIGSATTILHAFRGFYHGKSMLNKLRLLACAATIYQIWNARNRAIFENETTCVEETIKKIKILCLHCLPNAINVLQ from the coding sequence ATGGTTGATGATACAATTTCCTGGATGGACAGTTGGTTCAGTGGCACTGGAGGAGTCCGCAAGGCGCATGAATTCTTTATAAATAGAGTTGGTGAATGGCCTTGGAAACCTCTGGTGGCACGGTCTTTCCTACTCCCTAAGCACCATTTCGTCCTTTGGTTATTTGCGCATGCTAAACTCCTTACTCGAGGTCGACTTGATTTTGTTGAAGATAAATCGTGTGTGCTTTGCAAAGGCGAGTTTGAAACTATGGTCCATTTATTCTTTTCCGTGCCCTTTAGCTCAAAAAAATGGGATGCAATTCGTGATTGGCTTGATACGAAGAAATTGATTGGCTCGGCTACCACAATCCTTCATGCCTTCAGAGGCTTTTACCATGGTAAGTCTATGCTTAACAAATTGAGGCTATTGGCGTGTGCTGCTACTATTTATCAGATCTGGAACGCGCGAAACCGAGCAATATTCGAGAATGAGACTACTTGTGTTGAAGAAACTATTAAGAAGATTAAAATTTTATGTCTTCACTGTCTACCAAATGCGATTAATGTACTACAGTAA
- the LOC142520802 gene encoding uncharacterized protein LOC142520802 gives MNIKFKKPSPDGGGNPSSLEEEQGKINEVRKLIGPQPKLANYCSDESISRYLRARNWNVKKAVKMLKASLKWRLEYKPEEIRWEEVAQEAKTGKIYPTSYKDKYGRTVLVMRPRCQNSKSIEGQIKYLVYCMENAISNLAPGQGQMVWLIDFHGFSLSNISIKVTRETAFVLQEQYPERLGVAILYDPPKIFEPFWTIAKPFLEPKTADKVKFVYSDDPNSSKIMSDLFSMELVESAFGGKDDTGFDISRYAERMKADDEKWTRVWTTN, from the exons ATGAACATTAAGTTCAAGAAACCCTCTCCAGATGGGGGTGGGAATCCTTCGTCTCTGGAAGAAGAGCAGGGAAAG ATTAATGAGGTAAGAAAGTTGATCGGGCCACAGCCCAAACTGGCCAATTACTGCTCGGACGAATCCATTTCAAGATACTTGAGAGCGCGGAACTGGAATGTGAAGAAGGCAGTTAAAATGCTTAAAGCAAGTTTGAAATGGAGGTTGGAGTATAAGCCGGAAGAGATTCGTTGG GAAGAAGTTGCACAAGAGGCAAAAACTGGAAAAATATACCCAACGAGTTATAAAGATAAGTATGGGAGGACAGTTCTTGTCATGAGACCAAGGTGCCAG AATTCAAAGTCAATAGAAGGGCAAATTAAGTATTTGGTTTATTGCATGGAGAACGCAATTTCAAATCTTGCCCCTGGCCAAGGACAGATGGTTTGGTTGATTGATTTCCATGGGTTCAGTTTGTCCAACATATCAATCAAGGTCACCCGGGAAACAGCTTTTGTCCTGCAAGAGCAATATCCTGAGAGACTTGGTGTCGCAATTCTATACGATCCACCAAAGATTTTCGAACCATTTTGGACG ATTGCAAAGCCCTTCTTAGAGCCGAAAACAGCGGACAAAGTCAAATTTGTATACTCAGATGACCCCAATTCAAGCAAGATTATGAGCGACTTGTTCAGCATGGAGCTGGTTGAGTCGGCTTTCGGTGGTAAAGATGATACTGGTTTTGACATCAGCAGATATGCCGAGAGGATGAAGGCCGATGATGAAAAATGGACGCGTGTTTGGACAACTAATTGA